A region from the Bos indicus x Bos taurus breed Angus x Brahman F1 hybrid chromosome 9, Bos_hybrid_MaternalHap_v2.0, whole genome shotgun sequence genome encodes:
- the CCN2 gene encoding connective tissue growth factor → MSATGLGPVRCAFVLLLALCSRPASSQDCSAPCQCPAGPAPRCPAGVSLVLDGCGCCRVCAKQLSELCTERDPCDPHKGLFCDFGSPANRKIGVCTAKDGAPCVFGGTVYQSGESFQSSCKYQCTCLDGSVGCVPLCSVDVRLPSPDCPFPRRVKLPGKCCEEWVCDEPKEHTVVGPALAAYRPEDTFGPDPTMIRANCLVQTTEWSACSKTCGMGISTRVTNDNAFCRLEKQSRLCMVRPCEADLEENIKKGKKCIRTPKISKPIKFELSGCTSMKTYRAKFCGVCTDGRCCTPHRTTTLPVEFKCPDGEVMKKSMMFIKTCACHYNCPGDNDIFESLYYRKMYGDMA, encoded by the exons ATGTCAGCCACCGGCCTGGGCCCGGTCCGCTGCGCCTTCGTGCTCCTGCTCGCCCTCTGCAGCCGG CCCGCCTCCAGCCAGGACTGCAGCGCCCCGTGCCAGTGCCCTGCCGGCCCGGCGCCGCGCTGCCCCGCCGGCGTCAGCTTGGTGCTGGACGGCTGCGGCTGCTGCCGCGTGTGCGCCAAGCAGCTGAGCGAGTTGTGTACCGAGCGCGACCCCTGCGATCCGCACAAGGGCCTCTTCTGCGACTTCGGCTCCCCGGCCAACCGCAAGATCGGCGTGTGCACCG CTAAAGATGGTGCCCCCTGCGTTTTCGGAGGAACTGTGTACCAGAGCGGAGAGTCTTTCCAGAGCAGCTGCAAATACCAGTGCACGTGTCTGGACGGGTCGGTGGGCTGCGTGCCCCTATGCAGCGTGGACGTCCGCCTGCCCAGCCCCGACTGCCCCTTCCCTCGGAGGGTCAAACTGCCCGGGAAATGCTGCGAGGAATGGGTGTGTGATGAGCCCAAGGAGCACACCGTGGTCGGCCCTGCGCTCGCAG CTTACCGGCCGGAAGACACGTTTGGCCCAGACCCAACCATGATCCGAGCCAACTGCCTGGTCCAGACCACAGAGTGGAGTGCCTGTTCCAAGACCTGCGGAATGGGCATCTCCACCCGGGTTACCAATGACAACGCATTCTGCAGGCTGGAGAAGCAGAGCCGCCTCTGCATGGTCAGGCCTTGCGAAGCTGACCTGGAGGAGAACATTAAG AAAGGCAAAAAGTGCATCCGGACCCCCAAAATCTCCAAGCCTATCAAGTTTGAGCTTTCTGGCTGCACCAGCATGAAGACATACCGAGCTAAATTCTGCGGAGTGTGCACAGACGGGCGGTGCTGCACCCCCCACAGAACCACCACCCTTCCCGTGGAGTTCAAGTGTCCTGATGGGGAGGTCATGAAGAAGAGCATGATGTTCATCAAGACCTGTGCCTGCCATTACAACTGCCCCGGAGACAATGACATCTTCGAGTCACTGTACTACAGGAAGATGTATGGAGACATGGCCTAA